In one window of Henckelia pumila isolate YLH828 chromosome 1, ASM3356847v2, whole genome shotgun sequence DNA:
- the LOC140875900 gene encoding beta-1,2-xylosyltransferase XYXT1-like translates to MYDPILSKSFSRHERKRFGFIALILCLVFALSICSTSFKNPLHPLSLIGDGVDLDLSINDAEDMILEDDHKSKYSSEPIVNNDSNFQASIGINENLVLIVNTSTAISQQTAVNYTNLPISTTTSETGENVLVVNDTNNVNIPRPQDIETKKVEPICRVQETMADYCEMEGDIRVQPNSTTIYLVTPPSNTPNPTNSWTMQPYPRKGNPYVKHWTVKRVSDGDGDRDGDIPTCTQNHTHPAIIFSLGGFSGNYFHDFADLITPLYSTSYRFKREVHFLASDHKSFWVAKFQGLLNKLTMHEIVAIDTEKEVHCYDKLVAGLIYNQELIIKPVLKQSNEPSMENFRRLLRRTFSLERKSAIRLKARDGTRPRLMIITRKRTRILTNEGEVSSLARKLGFEVVLAEATSSSNMSRFAQVVNSCDVLVGIHGAGLTNMVFLPDNAVLIQIVPLGGIDGFAKLDFGSPSADMNIKYLDYKIRAEESSLSEKYAKDHPVLRDPFSFHRNGWESLKTVYLDNQNVTIDVHRFRGTLAKALKLLRH, encoded by the exons ATGTACGATCCCATTTTATCAAAAAGTTTTAGCCGACACGAACGCAAAAGATTTGGGTTCATTGCGCTGATTTTGTGCTTGGTTTTCGCATTGAGTATTTGTTCTACATCTTTCAAGAATCCATTGCATCCCTTGTCACTGA TTGGCGATGGTGTTGACTTGGATTTGTCCATAAATGATGCAGAAGACATGATTTTAGAAGATGATCACAAGAGTAAATATTCCTCCGAGCCAATAG TTAACAACGATTCAAATTTCCAAGCATCCATTGGGATTAATGAAAATCTAGTCCTTATTGTGAACACAAGTACTGCCATCTCCCAACAAACAG CTGTCAATTATACAAATTTGCCCATATCTACGACTACTAGTGAAACCGGAGAAAATGTGCTCGTTGTTAACGACACTAATAATGTGAATATCCCCCGTCCACAAG ATATAGAAACAAAGAAAGTGGAACCTATATGCAGAGTACAAGAGACAATGGCTGATTATTGTGAGATGGAAGGGGACATTAGAGTTCAGCCCAATTCCACCACAATATATTTGGTAACACCTCCTTCCAACACACCAAATCCAACGAATTCTTGGACCATGCAACCTTATCCCAGAAAAGGCAATCCATACGTGAAACATTGGACTGTAAAACGGGTATCGGACGGGGACGGGGACCGGGACGGAGACATCCCGACATGTACACAAAACCACACCCATCCCGCCATAATTTTCTCGTTAGGGGGTTTTTCTGGGAACTATTTTCACGATTTCGCGGATTTGATAACTCCATTATACTCAACCTCGTACCGTTTCAAGAGGGAAGTTCATTTTCTAGCAAGCGATCACAAGTCGTTTTGGGTGGCAAAGTTCCAAGGATTGCTCAACAAACTAACGATGCATGAAATAGTCGCTATAGACACAGAAAAAGAAGTTCATTGCTATGATAAACTTGTTGCAGGTCTCATATACAACCAAGAGCTCATAATCAAGCCGGTTCTGAAGCAGTCTAATGAGCCCTCAATGGAGAATTTCAGGCGACTCCTACGAAGAACTTTCTCCCTGGAGAGGAAAAGCGCGATCAGGTTAAAGGCTAGAGACGGGACAAGGCCTCGGTTGATGATCATAACGAGGAAAAGAACACGAATCCTAACAAACGAAGGTGAAGTTTCAAGTTTGGCACGAAAACTAGGATTTGAGGTGGTCTTAGCAGAGGCAACTTCGTCTAGCAACATGTCAAGATTCGCACAAGTCGTGAATTCTTGCGATGTGCTGGTGGGGATCCATGGGGCGGGGCTAACTAACATGGTTTTCTTGCCGGATAATGCAGTGTTGATTCAGATAGTTCCCTTGGGGGGTATCGACGGATTTGCGAAGCTCGATTTCGGAAGCCCTTCTGCTGATATGAATATCAAGTATTTGGATTATAAGATACGAGCTGAAGAGAGCTCTTTGAGCGAAAAATATGCAAAGGATCACCCTGTTTTGAGGGATCCTTTTTCTTTCCATAGAAATGGTTGGGAATCGCTTAAAACTGTTTACTTGGATAATCAGAATGTGACTATTGATGTACATAGATTTAGAGGCACGCTTGCCAAGGCTTTAAAGCTTTTGCGTCACTAA